The proteins below are encoded in one region of Populus alba chromosome 2, ASM523922v2, whole genome shotgun sequence:
- the LOC118063508 gene encoding uncharacterized protein — protein MSEETKSSDFTSLETRPGILFIGSSNVGKRTLLSRLLSIDLEDAFDSSNQVFSHGWSINTKYYTADVSLWIAHLHEGFSIGSLPIYNKLAALVMVFDLSDLSSFVALKDWVDGNDISKFEILLCIGNKVDRIPGHPVHAEYRRQLRKIGESGSFDDLNVEPDEFGISEIEGSSLLGDEEEPSREIKRSCIEWCTDHGIEYIEACASNVDFDKCLLVDGDSQGVERLYGALSAHMWPGMILKSDNKIIQPTLPDKEEISEDESDYELEYEVLSGGSAEPWDDTYGGWVSANGRTAIPDEGGPVTENNYVKECEHEYREKFDKEEMQPSSSATELQGDKRAVPDVQEPCENGESDEVTPFDFEDLEQLMSEIGNVRDNLRLMPDFQRREMAANLAMKMAAMFGGGSDVDDEEVE, from the exons ATGAGTGAAGAAACTAAATCATCAGATTTTACATCACTTGAGACCCGACCAGGCATCTTGTTTATCGGATCCTCTAACGTTGGCAAACGCACTCTCCTCTCAA GGTTGCTGTCAATTGATTTGGAAGACGCATTTGACTCATCAAACCAAGTTTTCTCACATGG ATGGAGTATTAATACAAAGTATTACACAGCTGATGTTTCTCTATGGATAGCTCATCTTCATGAAGGATTTTCAATTGGATCACTTCCAATTTATAACAAGCTTGCTGCTTTGGTTATGGTTTTTGACCTGAGTGAT TTGTCATCTTTTGTTGCACTTAAGGATTGGGTAGATGGAAATGATATTAGCAAGTTTGAGATATTGCTGTGTATTGGAAACAAAGTTGATCGGATTCCAGGTCATCCTGTTCATGCTGAATATAGAAGACAGCTAAGGAAAATTGGAGAGTCAGGATCTTTTGATGATCTGAATGTAGAGCCTGATGAGTTTGGAATTTCTGAGATTGAAGGAAGTAGTTTGTTGGGTGATGAAGAAGAGCCATCACGGGAGATCAAGAGGTCATGTATTGAATGGTGCACTGATCATGGAATTGAATACATTGAAGCTTGTGCTTCCAATGTTGATTTTGACAAAT GTTTGTTGGTTGATGGGGACTCACAAGGAGTAGAACGTCTATATGGTGCTCTTTCTGCTCATATGTGGCCAGGAATGATCCTGAAATCTGACAATAAGATAATCCAACCAACATTACCTGATAAAGAAG AAATCTCGGAAGATGAATCTGATTATGAATTAGAGTATGAAGTACTATCTGGTGGCTCAGCTGAACCATGGGATGACACATATGGAGGATGGGTTTCTGCAAATGGTAGAACTGCCATTCCAGATGAAGGGGGACCAGTTACtgaaaataattatgtcaaAGAATGTGAGCATGAATATAGAGAAAAGTTTGATAAAGAAGAGATGCAGCCCTCATCATCGGCAACAGAATTGCAAGGTGATAAGAGAGCGGTGCCTGATGTACAAGAACCTTGTGAAAATGGAGAGTCAGATGAAGTTACGCCTTTTGACTTTGAGGATTTGGAACAGTTGATGTCTGAGATAGGGAATGTGCGTGATAACTTAAGGTTGATGCCTGATTTTCAAAGGAGGGAAATGGCCGCAAATCTGGCCATGAAAATGGCTGCCATGTTTGGAGGTGGCAGTGATGTTGATGATGAGGAAGTTGAGTGA